The genomic DNA TTTTAAGGTGCCGGGGAAATTTAGGCCTAAAAGATTTATTAATTACCAATAATTGCGTACATGGGATCCCATGGAGGCAAAACGGTGGGTTTCGTTTTTAAAATTTTCAAAACCGAGCCAGGAAGATATTTTTTGTTGATAACAACCTCGTACACGTAGTGATTGAACCATTTGTCAAACATGATTAAAAATCCCTTGCTTCCGGCTTTTGTTCCCCAGCTGTTTTCCACCAGCCATTTGACGGGTTTGTTATTCAGTACATCGACGCCGGTAAAAACCATGGCATGGGTCGGTACGCTGTCGTGGTACAAAATACGTTCTTTTTTTGTGAGATTGAAATCAACGCCGTAAATATCGCTGTAGTCGTAAATGGACGGAGCCATAATACCCCGTTTAATATAGCTCTCCTTTCCCACATCGCAACCGAACCAGACGGGTTCGTCAGCCATTATCGATTTAAAGGTGTAGGTTTTCAGGCTGTCAATCGGGAGATTTACAAAGGTCATATCGGAATAATTGGCCATATTTCGATCCAAACTGATTTGAAACAGTTTGTTGTACGGATGGGAGGGACAATTATACAGGCAAACATAATCGTCCAGATGGGTTCCGACAACCTGTTCAAAAAAGCTTTTGGGGGTGTAGGTTTTCAAAGGAGAAAGTTTCCCATCCTTGTCTTTGTAACGCCACTGGAACTGTGTGGGCGGGACACCGAAATTAATCGCCAGAATTCGGTAGACTTCTCCCAGCATGGCTGTTTTTCGTTCACGCAATTTGCTCAGGCTGACCCCTTTTTGCCCCAATCCCCTCAGAATGGCGGCGTCTTTCCGCAGTTTTCGGTTGATCAATTGGTTCATGACGCCGGTACTGCTGCTCTGATGTGTTTCCGGCATGACATTTTTAGGAACAAGGCCGTACTTTTTTACCAGAGCTACCACAAAGTTCCATTGTCCGCCGTCCGGGAAGGGGTGTTTCAGAAGAAATTCCACCTTCCGGTCTGTGAGCGGTTTTTGCCGGGTTTTAATAATAGATTCCAAAAAGAAATTGGCCTTTTCCAGTTTGTCCCAGAAAAAAGGGTAGCTTTCGGAGAATTCAAAGCTTTTGATCTGTAACTTTTTCTGAACAACGGGACGCAAAATATTCAGTCCCGCAAACAGCCAGCAGCGGCCGCTTCGCGCCTGGTTGGTAATGCCGTAGGTTTTGATTCGATGCGAAAAAAGGCTGTCGTAGCCCATGAGCATCCGGTGATTAACGGCCAGTTTTTTAAGGTCGTTTTGGGTTACGGCATTCATGATGGCTCGCGTGTGAGCGTCTATTTTGAAAGATGCTTGAAATGATTGGAGCATTTTGGGTGTAATGGCGCCGTCAGTGGTCGATTGTGCCCAAAGTGTGCCAAAACCCATCAGCAGAAAAACCCCTGTCACCCAGAAAATAATCTTCATTCGCTTCATCGTTACCTCCCGTGCGTTAAAGATGTCCCCGGCGCATCACGGGTGCCGGGGACGTCTTCCTTTACTTTCCTTCAATTTCATCCGCCAATTTTCCGGCGTCGTACAATTTTCGGAGTCCTTCAATAATGTACGCTGTATGTACAGCAACTGCGCGATTTTTGGTTTCATCGTACACAAATCGTCCCGGCAGACTTTCAATATTGCCGTCGAAAATCAAGCCTACAACCTCGGCTTTGCGGTTGATTACCGGCGAACCGGAATTTCCGCCGATAATATCGCAGGTACTGACGAAATTAACCGGTGTGGAAAGATCCAGGCTGTCCTTGCGATCCCAGAAGCGCTGGGGCAATCGGTAATCGCCCGTGCTGTCAAAACTGAGCGACCGATCGTACACACCGTAAAGGGTGGTTTTGTAAGGGGCTTTGGTTCCGTTCATGGGATATCCCTTGACGGTGCCGTAGGACAACCGAAGCGTAAATGTGGCATCCGGGTAAATGTCCTTTCCGTAAACGGCAAACCGTGCCTGAGCGATCTTTTCGGTGGCGGGTGTCAGCACGCTCTCAATATTCTTTTTGTACCATTGGTGATTTTTCCGCAGAATAGGATCGATCCTTCGCGCCAGAACGATCATGGGGTCTTTGCTTTTTTCAACGGCCTTTTTCCCGCCTTTGATGAGTTCTTTCCGGAATTTTACATCGGCCAAACGGGTTCCGCTGACCAAATCTTTCGCCACTTCCTGAGGGGATTTCCCGTTCAAAACGGCTTTAATGAAGGGATCATCCGGCCCCAGCTCGTTTAGGGACAGCTGAAGTCCCCAGGCGAGATTGGCTTCTTCAAAGTCGGGGTAAATGGGCGCGGGAGAGAAGAGCCGGAATTTCAGGCTTGGAAGTTCGGCCTCGTGAAAACCGTCCAGACGTTTGGCATCGGGCTTTTTAACTTCCTCCACGTATTCCACAATGGTTGTGGCAATACGGGCTAATTTTGATCCGATCACCCGTTGAAACATCTGCTGTTTGGCATGGGCTTCCTGCTTCTTGGTGATCTCGGCGATCGTATCCCAGGCATCTCCGTATTTTGCCTGCCATTCAGGATTGGATGCAATCTTTTTGCGAAACGCTTCTTCGGCTTGTTTTCGCTTGGCCATTAATTTGGGATCAAGCAGTCCCTGATATTCACCGGTCATGGCCTTTTCGGCATTTGAAAGTCCGAAGATGTGAACCAGTGCCCGGCGCTGTTGCTCGGGACCCCGGCTGGCATATTCTCTGAGATTTTTGATCCAGGATTTGATGTACGCCAGAGCCAGGGGGTAGCGGTAGTCGCGTTGGTACAAAAGTTGGGCGTAGGTGTACAGGCGGTCGGTCGATCCGGGATTTCCGGAGACGAAAACCAATTCATTCTCACGGGCTCCTTTGGAATTCCACTTGAGGTAATTGGCTGAATGGATGGGCTTTCCGTTTTCATACACGCGGAAAAAGGCAACATCCAGATCGTAACGGGGATAAGTAAAATTGTCAGAATCCCCGCCAAAGTAGGCTGCCTGCCGTTCCGGGGCAAACACCAGCCGCACGTCCGTGTACTTTTTGTAGCGGTACAGCCAGTATTCTCCCCCATGGTAAAGACTGATTACATTGGAGCGCAGGCCGGTTTTCTTGAGGCTCTCCCTTTCAATTTTTGCAATCCGGGCCTGGCGGGCCTTTAGGGCCTGCTCATCCGTCATCCCCTTTTTGACGGCCGACATCACACGATCCGTGACATTCTCCATGGAAACCAGAACGTTTACTTCCAGATCGGAGCTTTTAAGTTCCTGATCCGGTGTGGCGGCGTAAAAGCCCGTCTGGACGTAGTTTTTTTTCGCCGTCGAAATCTTTTGCAATTGTCCGATCGCCACATGGTGATTGGTCATCACCAGGCCATTGGGACTTACAAACGAGCCGGATCCGCCGTCCATAAAACGCACACTGGACAGGCGAACGTGATCCAACCATTCTTTTGTTGGGGTAAATCCATATTTTTCCTGTAATTGCTTGGTTGGTGGGTTGTCAAATGTCCACATGCCCTCATCCGGGCGGGCCAATGAAAACTGAGCCAGTGAAAGGGTCAATACAGCTGCCACAAACACGGCTCCCAAACGTTGAAGCCATTTTCTTTTCATACATACTCTCCGTTTTTGTTTGTTGAAATTATACGTCCCACGATTCACACAGCACGCAAAAGGGGATACCGCCGGCCTGCCCCTCGCGCATATCCAATTTAACCTTTTCATATACGAAATGGTTCGTCAAATGTTTCGGGGCGGCTGCGGGATTTTGATTGGTTCTTGGCGAATCGTGTGCGGTTTTTGACCCCTTTGCGGCTTTGTTTGGAGTGAACGCTCCGGCGCATCGGGAGCGCCGGACGCATTCTTCATCATAGCCCCGGGAGTGCCTGCCGAATGCCCTCCAGCATCATTTGAACGGCAATAACGGCCAGAATAAGTCCCATAAGACGCGACAACAAGCTGATCCAGGAAAGGCCCAATTTGGATAAAATTTTGTCGCTGAAAATAAAAAATACGTACGTAATGAGACACATGATGAAGAAAATGGCAATCACAATGGCAATATTCACCAAATGGGTGTGATTCCCGACGAAGGACATGGCTGTTGTAATGGTTCCCGGACCAGCCAGAATGGGAATTCCCAGAGGGGTGATGGCAATGGCGGTGGGATCTTCGATCTCATCCGTCTCTTCGTCCCGCAGGTGGTGTTGACGAGATTTTTTTCCGTTGAGCAATTCAAATGCAATGGCAAAAATCAGGATGCCGCCTGCAATGCGAAAGGCCGGCAAGGTGATTCCGAAAAGACGGAAGATGAGATTTCCGCCAACAGAAAAGAGAAACACAATGACAAACGCGGTAATCGTCGACTTTTTTGCAATTTTCTTTTTGACGGGTTCGTCCAGGTCCTCGACCAATCCCAGAAAAATCGGGATATTCCCAAACGGATTCATAATCGCAAAAAAGCCCATAAACACCTGAAATGCAAAAGACAGCATGGCTAACTCCTGTTATGATTGACCTTCGATAGTAAAGATCCGACGGCTTTCAAGTGTTCCAGATGCCCCGATCGCTCATAGCGTTTGATTAGATTTCCCGGGGTAATGATTGGAATGGCTTTGGGGCGAATCGAAATAGTCATCGGAAGAGCCCCGAAGGCGTCACCGTCAATCTGGTAAGGGACGCGTCCGGGAGCCTGAAGTTCTACCGTTTTTGCCCTCACAATGGAGATTTCCCGAAGGTTCAGCGGCAGATTCAAAATTACGCGAAGCGCAAAGTAAATCAGACGGTTAAGGCTTCGACTGTCGAAAAGAAATACGTCCAGCAGACCGTCGTCCATCCTGGCGTCCGGTGTAAGTTGGTAGCTGCCTCCATAAAATGCTGCATTGGCCACGTTAACAAAAATGGGCCGGTAATGCGTTTCGTGGCCGTCCAGGACAACCCGCATCGGATAGGGGCGATAGGTTGGAAGGTTTTGAAGAGCCGCGAAAATGTAGGCGTTTTTGCCAATCAGGCGTTTGAGTTTCAGATTCGTTTTTTCGGTGGCGAAGGCGTCGAATCCGCAGCTGGCCATGATGGCAAAATAGCGTCCGTTGGCCAGGCCCAAATCCCATTTTTTTAGATTTCCCTCGAGAATAATTTTGGCGGCGTCAATCGGGTTGAGCGGAAATCCCAGAGATCGCATCAGTACATTGCTCGTACCGAGCGGAATCAGGCCGAGCGGAATATCCGTCCCCATGATTCCGTTAATCACCTGGTTGTAAGTGCCGTCGCCGCCTGCGGCCACAATGATATCGTACACCCCGCTTTCTGCCGCTTTTTTGGCTTCAATTTCCGCATCACCGTAACGCAGACATTTCTTGAGGTCGACTTCGTAGCCGGCCTTCTCCAAAAGGTCAATTGCGGGCTGCAAAAAAAGCAGAATTTTTAACGGTTTTGAGATTGGATTAAGAATAATTTTTAGTTTTTGAGATGCCATTTTGTCTCCGGTTTAGGTATCCTGCCCGTTGTTGTTTGATTCATCTGTCCCTGTTCCGAATTTGTGGATGAGGCTGGCTTCAATCAAAGCCGCCAGAACCAGGAGAGGAATGACCAACCACAGAAAAATAAAAAAATTTCTCTGGAATGTCTGGAGAACCGTTTTATACGTAAAGGTGTGAAAATAAAACAGACTCATTTCAAGAGGAAGAGAAAATCCGATCCAGTTTGCAGGCAGCTCAAAAAGAGCCACGGGATTTAAAAAAAAGAGAACCAGCGCAATGCCCCCGCCGGTGTTCTTGTAGAGTAAAATTCCGGAATTGATCCCCGACCAAATGATCAGGAAAAAGGGCAAAACGATGGTGAATCCGGAGAGATACACCAGCAGGATCGAAAGTGTATTTAGCAAAAAAATAACCAAAAACAACTTAAGCACAGAAGGCTTTTTTTCGACAAATCGTTCAATTTTCTGGAAAGCCCATTCCGGATAAGCTGTGAGCCACCGCAGATTGCGTTCGATGATGGTGGGCGCCATAAGAACGCCAATCATAAAAAAAATGGCTGAAAACCCAATTAGGTCCCAGTTTAGCGTGGCGAAAACATCCTTGTAGGTGTCGAAGTATCCGATGTGTGCGGCCGTCATGAATACACTCTCCTGAAAATCGCCAGTAAGACAAACGAAGCGATTGAAATAACCATCGCATAGGTAAACGCAACCGAGGAGCCGTACGAATGCCAGATCGCACCGAAAACAATGCTGGCCGGAAGAGCCGCCAGGCCGACAAGCGTATGGTAGAGTCCCAGCGCCGACCCCCGGTGGGCCTGTCTTGCCCAGTCAGAAATCCAGGCGCGGGGGATGGTTTCCACAATGGCACTCGTTATTCCGTAGAAAAAAAACAACACCCAGGCCTGCCAGCTTAAAAGGGCCCGGGAGAATCCCCACAACAGAAAGACCATGATAAAAAAGCCGCTCAATAAAATCCGCTCACGGCCGATTTTATCCGAAAGCATGCCAACGGGCATGGCCAGAGCGGCGTAAACCAGATTGTAAAAGAGATACACCAACGGAACCAGGGCAGCAGAAATACCGATGGCATTTATCTTCAGAATAAAAAAAGCGTAGCTGACATTCGCGAATGTAAACACGACCATAATTCCCATGAGCAGCAGCAAACGCAGCGGGAGAGGACCTGAATCGTGTTCCGGAGATGTGTCGGGCGTGATTTTTTGTTTCGCTATTGGGGTCTCTTTCAGAAGGAATACGAGAACACATACGGCCAGTAATCCCGGGATAATGGACAGCACAAAAACCAGGCGGTAGGCTTCGACCTTCCATGTCAGAAGAAGAAAGGCAATCAGGGTCCCGAGGGCCGCTCCCAGGGTGTCCATTGCCCGATGAAAGCCAAACGATTTGCCACGCTGAGCCACGGCGCTGGTGTCCGCAATCAGGGCATCCCGTGGAGGGGTGCGCAGGCCCTTGCCTACCCGATCCGTGAACCGAATGGCCAACACCTGCCACCAGGCGGTGGTCAGGGCGAGAACGGGTTTCGCAAACGCAGAAAGGCTGTACCCGGCCAGAATAAACGGCTTTCGCTTTCCGGCTTTATCCGACCAATACCCGGAGACAACCTTCAACAAACTGGCCGTTGCCTCAGCAACCCCCTCAATAACACCGATAGAGGTCATACTGGCTTTGAGTACATTTTTCAGAAAAAGCGGCAGAATGGGGAGAATCATTTCGGAAGAAACATCCGTTAGAAAACTCACCCACCCCAGAATTTTAATATTTCGTGGTATTCTGGCCATTTGACTTTTTGTTATTTTTAGGGAGTCGTTTGAACCGGTATTCGGAAATTTAGCTCACTATTTTATTTCAGTTATTTAAAACTCGCACTTTCTCCGGGATTTAAAATTCTTACCGGCAGATTTTTCCCCTGTATGAGGTCTTGCAGCCAGATAATGGGTTCATTGAGCGGTTCCCAGCCCAAGTGAAATGTTCCCCAATGGATGGGGATCATCCATCGTGCCCCGAGGTCCTTAAATGCCCGCAGGGCATCCGGTGGATTCATGTGCTTTTTCAGATTCTTTTTCGGGCGGTAGGCGCCGATAGGCAAAATGGCCACATCTATTTTAAATCGTTTCCCAATGTCTTTGAATCCGGGGAAATAGCCGGAATCCCCCGAAAAATAAACGGTTCCCTCGGGATGTTCCAGAACAAATCCGATGAAAACACTGGGTTTGTGAAAAAAAGGTTGTTTCCCCGAATGGTGTGCGGGCGTTGCCGTTATCCGAAGGTCATCGAGGGATGCTGTCTGCCAGGCGCTCAGTTCCAGAACAGACGAAAATCCCAGCTTCCGCACGTAAACTCCCAACCCTTTTGCTACGAACAGGGGAGTTGACCCGGGGAATTTTTTCAGAGTCCACTGATCGAAATGATCGTAATGTCCGTGAGAAATAAAAATCCCGTGTATGGGAGGAAGCTGATCGAGCGGAATACCGGGAGGCGTTTTTCGGTGAAAAAAGACAACGCCCCGGTTGTAAACCGGGTCCACCAAATAATGTCGATCGCCATATGAGATTAAAACGGAAGCATGTCCAATAAATGTGATTTTTAACGCCATTTTTTATTGAACCAGTGCGTAATCGGAGTAGGACTTTTCGATTACCAATCCGGGCTCTTCAACCGTGCGCAACAGATTAAGTGCTTCCATAATGATTTCTTTTTGCATGTTGGGCCGATGGGGCAGTCCCACGGCATGTCCCGGTCGCAACCCGGTGGGATAAAATGCCCGCGGTGGATGTCCCATCCGGGTAATAATGGGATGTTGTGTGATGGCAACCGTTGGAATTCCCCAGTCTTCGACAATGGTCTGAATGCCAATGGCAATCCGGTTGCAGAAAATACATCCGGAGAGAAAAAGCGCGGCACCGGCGTCTTCCGATTCCAGAACCTCGGCAATTTTGGGCGCTATTTCTCGGCGAATTCGGGATTGCAGCAAATGAAATCCAAAAATGCTCACATGATTATTTGTGGGGCCGCCGATTTTTCCTTCATTTTCCAGCTCACGAAACCGATCGATAGGAAAAAGTGCATTGATGTCGCCTTGTAAAATGGCCGGATTAATGTGGTGGTGTGTAATAGTCAGATCGGCGGCCGGTGTGTCTGAAGGGATAAGAATAAATTCTTCCGTTTCCTTCGGAAGGTCATTTTTCTTCAGGATTCCCGCAACGGAAACAATAGCCACTTTTTTGAGATTCAGATCTCCAATAAAACGGGTAAACGGGACATCAAAGAAAGTGCTCATGGCGATTTCCTTTTCCTCTTGAAAGCATGACTGGTAAAATATAAATAGATTTTGTTAAAACCGCAAGTTAAAAAGCACTTTCCTTCCAGAGAGTGCGGGCCTGTGCCAAGATGGAGCCCGTTTTTACATTTTGAATGTCATGCAGGTAGGAGATTTCCCCCGTTTCCGATTGGGGGAGTTTTTGCACACGGGCAAGGAGTTGTTCTCCGTAAAGGGCTTCCTTTTTGAACGTAATTTCAAGAGAGTGCATTTCAAACTTTGGATGAACGTCTGCCGGCACGGCTTCATAGCACCATTCGGCAAATTTGGTATTGTTGGCATGTTTATTGGAATCCAGATCACTCCATCGGACGGTAAATTCCTTTCTGAAGTGGTCTTCTGAAATACGGGGTATTCGGGAAAAGGGCCCGGGAATTTCCTGGCGGTTCGTGTGGGGAAAAGCCCTGCGGATCACATCGGGAATGCGGACCGGCCGCTTTTTTTGGAAATCAATCAAAATCCACACTGAGGATGCCCGGGCAAATACGTCCCCTTTTGGGCTGGCGACATGGAATTCCCGAATGGCGTGCAGGTTGTCCACCTTGTAGGGCCAGGTTTGCACAATGACCGTATCATTCCATTTGGGGTGGTGTTCAATAATGAGATGGAGCTGATAGAGCACCCAGGTGTATCCCATCCGGAAGAGGTCTTCGATGGAAAAGCCGCTGCTCCGAGAATGTTGAACAGCGGCATCCTGCATGTAGTTAAGCAGAGAAAAGAGAGTCACCTTTTCATCCGGCCCGTATTCGTAAGAACGGACCGGATAGTCTTTTGTAAATATCTTTTCGCCCATCAGACACTCTCTTCCACAGGAAGGACAAAGGCCTTAATGCCTTCCTTAAGTTTCTTCTTTTTCAGGGTTCGAACACAGTGCAGAATTTCAGGGACTTTTTCGTCTTCGCTTACAATGAACAGGGCATTGTTTTCTCCCGGCCACACGTGGGTGCCCATGTGGGGTTCGGAATGGGTCCCGACCCCCAGAACATGTTGAAATTTGGTGAAGGTTGTTATTCCCTTCTTTTTGAGACAAGTTAATAATTCTATCTCGATAGCTTCATTGTAAATGATTTCTACCTGTTTCATATTTCCTCCAGGCGGTGAAAGGTTCGTTTTCCTCGTAATTTCGACTCCACAACGGCATACAGGGTCGGTACAAAGACAAGCGTAATGAGCGTAGAAACCAAAAGTCCGCCGATTACGGCCACGGCCAGGGGCACCCATGTTTCGGAGCCTTCTCCGCGGCTCAGTGCCATGGGAAGAAGTCCGAAAATAGTGGTGAAGGCCGTCATCAGAACCGGCCGGAGCCGGGTGCGTCCGGCTTCCAGAATGGCTGTGCGCAGGGCTTTTCCGCGGCCCCGCAGAATATTCACATAATCAATAAGTACAATGGCGTTATTGACCACAATTCCGGTAAGCATGACCATCCCAAAAAGGGAATTGACATTCAGGCTCAGGCCTGTGAGAAAAAGCGCCCACAGCACGCCGATAATGGCGAATGGTACGGAAAACATAATGATAAACGGATCGATAAACGATTCGAATTGGGCGGCCATGACGAGATACACAAGCAAAAATCCTACAATAAGGGCCCAGCCCAGGGTTTGAAACGATTTCCGCTGTTGCTCAATGGATCCGGCAAACTTAATTTCCACACCGGGCGGAACCGTAATGGTAGCCAGTTGTTTTTTGAGATCGGTTGTAACCTGTCCTAATTTGCGCCCGTAAATATTGGAGCTTACGGTGACCACACGGGATTGATTTTTGCGGTCCAGTTCCACCGGGCCTCGTTCTTCGATGATGGAAGCAAAATTGGACAGGGGAATTTGCTTGCCTGTAACCGACATGACGGGGAGGGCCGACAAATCGTTTAATCCCACCCTGTCCTGTTCCCGCAGCCGGACGTAAATGTCGTATTCATTCCCGCCCTTGCGGTAAAGCGAAGCGGTGGAGCCGAATACCTGGGTGCGAATGGCGGTCGCGATGGAGGCCATGTTCAATCCCAGAGCCGCGGCCTTCGCCCTGTCCACCTGGATCCACAGTTCCGGTTGCCCGGATTGACGGGAAATCTCCGCATTGGTGATTCCGGGAATGGTTTGCATTTTTTTCAGAATGAGCCTGGCCAGGGAATCCGTTAGGGCCAGATTGTAGCCGTAAATTTCTATTGACACCGGCTTTCCTCCGGAGAACATCTGGGCAAAGGGGTCTTGCTGGCTGAAATCAACATCCGAAACCCCCGGAATTTTCCGGATTCTCCCCGCCAGAAAATGGGCAATTTCTTTATCCGAGCGATGCCGTTGTTTTTTGGGTTTTAGCTGAATGATTAAACGCCCGTAGTTTTGTCCCTCTTTTTGCCCCATCGCGAGGGCCACTCCGGAAAATGGGGAAGCCCCGCTCCGGACCAGCACGTTTTGCCGCTCAGGAACATCTTTAAAAACAATGCCTTCAACCTGCTTCATAATGCCCTCCAAAACGGACAGCTTGGTTCCGGCAGGCGTTTCAACAATTCCTTCAATTTGTCCCTGATCCATTTCGGGCATAAATTCTGTGGGAATAAATTTCAACAAACTCAGGCTGACAATAAAAATCAACAGCCCGTAGAGAATAGTTTTTCCCTTGTGATCGAAGGCCCAGCTAAGGAGTTTTGTGTACGTCTGGGTCAGCCACTCAAAACCCGCACCGATTTGGTCGGAGATAAACCGAAAGAGTCTGGTCTTGGGTTTTTTAAGCCGGGGTTCTTTTAACCCGAGAGAAGCCAGCATGGGTGTAAAAAATAGGGCCGCAAAAAGAGAGGCCAGAAGTACGATAATGATTACCCAGCCCAATTCTTTAAAAAGAACCCCGATAATGCCGTGGATAAAAATAATGGGCAGGAAAATGGCAATGGTGGTCAGTGTAGAGGCGCTAATTGCATTTCCAATTTCGGATGAACCAAAAATGGCGGCCTCTTCTGCTTCCCGATGGAGCTGGTAGCGGTGGCGGAAAATGTTTTCAAAAACAACGATTCCATTATCCACCACCATGCCTATTGCAATGGCCAGACTGGACAGGGACATGATATTAATGGTGTATCCGGCCAGGTAGAGAAACAGAAAGGCAATAATCAGCGAAAAGGGGATGGTTAACGCAACAATAATGCTTCCTTTGATATTTTGCAGAAAGAGTAAAACGACCAGAAAAACCAGCAGACCGCCCCATAAAATGGTGGACGTCAACTGGCTGATGGATCGATTTATGAAAACAGAGGAATCCATGATAATCCGCATTTTTACATCCGACGGAAGCAGGGGTTGAATTTCTTTCAGCTTTTTCTGGATGGCCTTGCTCACTTCTACTGTGTTGGCTCCCGACTGCTTCTGAACCCAGATCATAATTCCGTGCTTCTTGTTTACCCGCACATTCCAGGTTTCTTCTTTAAATCCGTTTTCAACCTCTGCCAGATCTTTCAGATGAATGGGAATGCCGTATTTTGTGGCTCCCACAACCAGATCCCGGATCTGTTCCAAATTCTTGAACTCCCCGGGCACACGCAACTGGTATTCCTTGCGCCCGATGGCAATGGGTCCGCCCGGCATGTTCAGATTATTTGCCTTCAACAGACTGGTAATTTGATCCAGTGAAATATTGTAGGCTTCCAGACGGGTCCGATCCAGAATAATGTTGATTTGCCGTTGTTTTCCGCCGAATGCAAAGGCGGTTCCGACGCCCGGCACCCGCTTTAGGGGATCGACGATCTGCTTGTCCACAATATCCCAGAGATTGTCGTAACTCTGGTCTGCCTGAACCCCCAAAAACATGACGGGAATCATGCTCATGCTGAATTTGAAAATCATGGGTTTGTTTGCGTCATCGGGAAGGTAGGGGGTAATCATGTCCAGATTGTCGCGAACATCGTTGGCGGCTTCGGCCAGATTGGTTCCCCAGTTGAATTTCAGCGTAATGGCCGAAACATTTTCTTTTGAAACCGATGACACTTCATCAATGTTGGGAACAGTTGCTACGCTGTTTTCAATGACCTTTGTGACGCGGCTTTCCACATCTTCGGCCGACGCACCGGGATAGGTGGTCACAATACTCATGCTCGGGAAACTGATGTCCGGCATCAAATCCAGAGCCAGATTGGCAAGACTGTAAATACCGACCACTAAAATGGCCACAAAAACGACAATCGATGTTACCGGGCGTTTAACGCCTAATTCTGGTAATTTCATCGAATTTCCTCCATAGTTTCGCGGCAGTACGAATGCCCGATAAAATAAAAATTGTGTGACGATTCTCTACGAATTGAAATTCAAACCCTTAACCTGTATTATAATCTGATCAACCCAACGTGTGTTTGTTCTTACAAAAAAACGCATGCGGCGAACCCGGGTCTGCAGCCCGGGATACATTCCTTCAATTTAGCGATTCGTTTGAACCACGTTAACTCGTTCTCCTTCAACCAGAGCATCCTTTCCGATGGTAACAATCGTCTCGCCGGCAGTCACACCGCTGAGAACCTCAACCCAGTGCGCTTCCATAATTCCTGTTTTTATTGGGATTTTATGGGCGACGTTGTTGGAATCCAGTGTGAAAACAAAGGATTGTTGCCCTTCCAGATGGAGCGCATCCACAGGAATGGCAAGGACATTCTGGTGTGTGGCCGTCAAAACACGCAGCCGTGCAAACATCCCGGATTTGAGCAGGTACCCCGGATTCTTTGTTCGAATATTCACCTGAAAGCTCCGGCTGGCCGGATCCCCCACGGGCACCACCGATTCCACAACCCCCTTGAAGGTGCGGTCCGGATACGTATCCACGTGGATGTCGACGGTTTGTCCGATCTTCAATTTTGAAAAATCGGCTTCCGAAACATGAGTCGTAATTCGGACAGAAGAAATATCCACCAGCGTACAGATCCCGGGTCCGCCCGGCATCATCGGATTGACGATGTCGCCTTCATCCAGATATTTGATGCCCACAAAACCGGAGAAAGGCGCTTTCATTTTGGCCGAGCGCATCTGGTACCGGGCCATGTCCAGAGCGGCCT from Calditrichota bacterium includes the following:
- a CDS encoding MFS transporter, which encodes MARIPRNIKILGWVSFLTDVSSEMILPILPLFLKNVLKASMTSIGVIEGVAEATASLLKVVSGYWSDKAGKRKPFILAGYSLSAFAKPVLALTTAWWQVLAIRFTDRVGKGLRTPPRDALIADTSAVAQRGKSFGFHRAMDTLGAALGTLIAFLLLTWKVEAYRLVFVLSIIPGLLAVCVLVFLLKETPIAKQKITPDTSPEHDSGPLPLRLLLLMGIMVVFTFANVSYAFFILKINAIGISAALVPLVYLFYNLVYAALAMPVGMLSDKIGRERILLSGFFIMVFLLWGFSRALLSWQAWVLFFFYGITSAIVETIPRAWISDWARQAHRGSALGLYHTLVGLAALPASIVFGAIWHSYGSSVAFTYAMVISIASFVLLAIFRRVYS
- a CDS encoding MBL fold metallo-hydrolase → MALKITFIGHASVLISYGDRHYLVDPVYNRGVVFFHRKTPPGIPLDQLPPIHGIFISHGHYDHFDQWTLKKFPGSTPLFVAKGLGVYVRKLGFSSVLELSAWQTASLDDLRITATPAHHSGKQPFFHKPSVFIGFVLEHPEGTVYFSGDSGYFPGFKDIGKRFKIDVAILPIGAYRPKKNLKKHMNPPDALRAFKDLGARWMIPIHWGTFHLGWEPLNEPIIWLQDLIQGKNLPVRILNPGESASFK
- a CDS encoding efflux RND transporter permease subunit: MKLPELGVKRPVTSIVVFVAILVVGIYSLANLALDLMPDISFPSMSIVTTYPGASAEDVESRVTKVIENSVATVPNIDEVSSVSKENVSAITLKFNWGTNLAEAANDVRDNLDMITPYLPDDANKPMIFKFSMSMIPVMFLGVQADQSYDNLWDIVDKQIVDPLKRVPGVGTAFAFGGKQRQINIILDRTRLEAYNISLDQITSLLKANNLNMPGGPIAIGRKEYQLRVPGEFKNLEQIRDLVVGATKYGIPIHLKDLAEVENGFKEETWNVRVNKKHGIMIWVQKQSGANTVEVSKAIQKKLKEIQPLLPSDVKMRIIMDSSVFINRSISQLTSTILWGGLLVFLVVLLFLQNIKGSIIVALTIPFSLIIAFLFLYLAGYTINIMSLSSLAIAIGMVVDNGIVVFENIFRHRYQLHREAEEAAIFGSSEIGNAISASTLTTIAIFLPIIFIHGIIGVLFKELGWVIIIVLLASLFAALFFTPMLASLGLKEPRLKKPKTRLFRFISDQIGAGFEWLTQTYTKLLSWAFDHKGKTILYGLLIFIVSLSLLKFIPTEFMPEMDQGQIEGIVETPAGTKLSVLEGIMKQVEGIVFKDVPERQNVLVRSGASPFSGVALAMGQKEGQNYGRLIIQLKPKKQRHRSDKEIAHFLAGRIRKIPGVSDVDFSQQDPFAQMFSGGKPVSIEIYGYNLALTDSLARLILKKMQTIPGITNAEISRQSGQPELWIQVDRAKAAALGLNMASIATAIRTQVFGSTASLYRKGGNEYDIYVRLREQDRVGLNDLSALPVMSVTGKQIPLSNFASIIEERGPVELDRKNQSRVVTVSSNIYGRKLGQVTTDLKKQLATITVPPGVEIKFAGSIEQQRKSFQTLGWALIVGFLLVYLVMAAQFESFIDPFIIMFSVPFAIIGVLWALFLTGLSLNVNSLFGMVMLTGIVVNNAIVLIDYVNILRGRGKALRTAILEAGRTRLRPVLMTAFTTIFGLLPMALSRGEGSETWVPLAVAVIGGLLVSTLITLVFVPTLYAVVESKLRGKRTFHRLEEI
- a CDS encoding efflux RND transporter periplasmic adaptor subunit, giving the protein MKRIISVFLAIGILSLGLFAGCSKKANTRKGVEKTMLSVKTTVVTHRSIKEYHDFTGNILPNRKLKVMPNISGKIARIFVKEGQFVKAGTVIAMLDTEMFSYQLKQAEAGVAVARANLHDMQLNWKRIQELKKKGSISDQQFEKMRVGYEAAKAKMQQAKAALDMARYQMRSAKMKAPFSGFVGIKYLDEGDIVNPMMPGGPGICTLVDISSVRITTHVSEADFSKLKIGQTVDIHVDTYPDRTFKGVVESVVPVGDPASRSFQVNIRTKNPGYLLKSGMFARLRVLTATHQNVLAIPVDALHLEGQQSFVFTLDSNNVAHKIPIKTGIMEAHWVEVLSGVTAGETIVTIGKDALVEGERVNVVQTNR